The Synechococcus sp. CC9605 sequence TTTGCGCTGTCATGGGGTTGTCGCGTCGGTCTCTCCTCGCAGGGACTGGAGGGCTCCCAGGCTTGGTTGCATTAGGGCGTGATGCCTCAAGCAAGAGCCAAGTCTCCGCTGCTTCTGTGGATGTGGTTGTGATCGGTGCAGGATTGTCTGGTCTGATCGCAGCCCGCGAACTGGTGAAAAAGGGAAAAACAGTGGCATTGCTTGAAGCCAAAAGCGCCATTGGCGGACGGATGGTCAATAAAAAAGTTGCTGGAGACGGCGTGATTGATCTAGGCGGTCAGTGGGGAGGGAAAACCCATTATCGCTTTGAAGCCCTTTCGGATGAATTGAATCCGAAGCGTTACCCTTCTTATTACGATGGGAAGGGTGTTTTCGTTTGGAATGGCAAGCCCTACACAACCGAACTGGTTGCTGATTTTCATCGAGCCATAGGTTTTTCGAATCCAGATGATATAGATCTGCCTGAGCAAGAAAAGGAAGCTGCACGAAGCTCTGGAAAGAACTATTTGACATATCAAAACCATATCAGCTGAACATCCTTGGACTTCGCCGAATGCTGAGGTCTTGGATGCAACTCCTGTTTCTCAGTGGCTAGCAGAACGCAATGCCTCGCCTTTGGCTCAATGGATGTTTGGCTGGATCTGTCGAGGGGGTGGCGCTCAAGTTTTTGAACCCTATGAATCCTCGATGCTTCATTTGGCTTGGACCATGGCGGTAGCCCCACCGAGTGAAACCCCTGAAGATTGGTTGCTCTACAAAGGTGCTGGCGAAGTTGCAAAAGTCATCGCCAATGAACTGGGGATTCGGGTTTTGCTGGATTCTCCCGTGTCAAAAATTGATCAAGATTCGAGTGGTGTAACAGTCACTTACGGAGACTGTAAGAAGATCAAGGCTCTCGGTGCTGTCGTTGCGATACCACCTCCGTTGCGGCTGAATATTCAATTCAACCCACCACTTCCTTCCCGTTTTGTGCAATTGACGCAGCGCACCCCCATGCCGTCGAAGTGGAAGGTGCTGGCTGTTTATCCCACAGCCTTTTGGCGAGATCAAGGTTTCTGCGCGGCTGGCTCAGGAAATTTGGATGTTCTTGAACAGACTGCAGATGCCTGTCCGCCTCGGGGCAAACCTGGTATTATGGCCAGTTTTGTTTCGGGCAACAAAATCGGCAGTTTCAGCCAACTAAGTGAACAAGAGCAAAGGGCACTTGTCTTGAAAGACCTCGTCACCTTTTGGGGGCCCCAGGCCAGTAAGCCCATCGAATTGGTGATTGTTCCGTGGACCGACGATCCCTGGCTTCAAGGTGGCTACGGTCTCACGCGCAGCACCGGATCGTGGACTGCATTCGGACCAAGCTGGCAGGACGATCACGGCAAGGTGTTTTGGGCCGGTACAGAACAATCAACCCGTTCGCCTGGTTACTTCGAGGGTGCGATCGAGGCAGGACTTGCTGCGGTGCAGCGCCTGAATGCTGCTCTGACATGATCTGAAGTGTCGGTGTTGCTCAGGCTCATTGGCGTCGAATGATGTACTTGTTGATGTGGTCTGCGAACCTTGCAAAGTCAGCATCAATATTTGGATTTACAATGACATCATGCATTGAGAATGTAGGTAGCTGTTTCATGGCAAGATATCTGTAGTTCACGTGCATTGGGAAAAACAAATCGTCAACACTTTTGCCCTGCATTAAATATTCATTTGGATCATCGAAGGCCCCTTCGGGAGCGTCAAAGGTCAAAGAGAACATGTATTTTTTGTCTATTAGGCCATCTTTGGTGCCGTAATTCTTTTCCGGTGCCTGGCGTGATCGCCCGGTTCCAAGCCAGAGCTTTCCATGGCCTGGATTTGTATAGATCTGGTCGATGTATTTTTTGAAGCTCCATGGAAAGCTCATCAAATTCACCGCTGATTGCACAACAGATAGTCACACCAGAGATGATTGTTGACTTCCGTTTCAATATCCCAGGGTTGAGCGGTCCAGGTTTGTTTGACTTTGAATCCTTTGCTCAGGAATTGGCTTGCTGCGATTTCAAAGAGAGATTGGTTTAATTTGCCCAGGGAATAAGTGCCGAATTCTGTTTCGTGAGCATTGATCATGAAAATCTTTGTCATTGCTTTTTCTGGCTTTTTTTAAGGGAAGAATGATTCAAACTTGCGCAACATCTTCAGCTTGATTCCTGTTATGCAGGGTCATGTTTGTGATATCGCTTTGTTCGATGCTTGAATGCCGGCCTCAATGGCGCCTTCGAAGTACCCGGGCCAGCGGCTGGACGCCTCGGTGCCTGCCCAATGAACGCGTCCATGAGATTGTTGCCAGCCCTGGCCGTAAGTTGTCCAGCCACCAGGCGTGACAAAACTGGTGAAGGCTCCAGTAGACCAAGCTTCTTGGTTCCAGTTCTGAATGATTAGTTCTTCGGGTGCACCTGCCTCAGGGCCCCAATACGCCATCAGATCATCCAGGATGGCTTTGCGCTGTTCTTGGCTGTTTTGTTGTTGGAAGCGAACAGCGGCACTTGCGGTAACAAAACTTGCGAGAATCCCAGGAGATCCGCTGGGTAGAGAGCTGTCTGCCGTGAGCTCGAGGGTTTTCAGATTACCAACGCCGAAGCCATTGAGATTTTTTTGTCTCCAAAAAGCGTTCTTGTAAATCGCAAACACCTTGATCATGGATCCCATGGGGCTGCGTTGCAGAAATGAACGTGTTTCAGCCGGTAGATCAGGTGTGAAGGTGATGCGCTGGCGTAGTGGGGGTGGGATGGCCACGATGGCAGTTTTGGCATTGATTGTTTTGCCTTGGCCGAAACTGATGATCACGCCATTGTCGTTCTGCTCAACTGAGTGCACCGGAGCATTCAGGCTGATGAATTGTTTGAGTTCAGCGGTGAGTCGTTCTGCAACCTGGCCAGCTGCACCTTTGAGCAACCAGGACTCTGGAGCCTCATCCTGGGGTGCAACGGATTGCGTCCACGCTAGATGAAGAATGGAGGCATCCCAGGGATCAAAGCCGCCGGAACCTCCAACAACCGAAAGCCATTCGAGTTCGAAATCACTCAGCCTTGAATCACTGTTCTTCTCACACCATGATCGAATGGTAGTGTGATCCAGTTCAGCTGCGTTGGGTGTTGTCCAGGGTCGGGCTGGATCGACTGAGGCAGCGATGGCCCGAAAGGTCTTCAGTGCTTTTTTTGCGTTGGCCACCTGTTCTGCAGGTTGTTGGATCTGATCTGCTTCAAAGAGCAGCACGCTGTTGGAGGGCTTTGTTGCCATGTCGGCCACCACTCTTTGCCCGTCCCAAACCAACACTCCCTGGCCGTCGTAGTAACTGGGGAAGCGTTCAAGACCCAATTCATCCACAAGCTTCTCGAAGCGATGGTGGGTTTCCCCGCCCCATTGCCCGCCTAGGTCAATCACGGCGCCTGTGCATGTTGTCTGGCGAATCATTCGCCCACCCGTTCGGGCTCTGGCTTCGAGAAGATGAACACTCAATCCATTTTTGCGAAGTTGACGAGCGGCTGTCAGACCTGACAAACCCGCTCCAACGACCACCACGTCAACATCAGAAGGTGTTGTTGATTCCGCTGTCGACGCCTTGCTCCCCAAGGTGATGGCGCCAAGCCCAGCGAGTCCCGCTCCGGCAATCAGTTCACGTCGTGAGATCGCCAAAGTGATACGAATACAACTTTTCAAGGTTTAGCTATAGCACCTATTTGCAGCATCAAAGGCTGACTATTTGGTTACACTTGAAAAGGGATTGTACTGAATGACACATCTAATTTTGATCAAGATTTATGGCTAGATTGAGGGTGTTGAAAAGTAGATTGTGGGCTTTTATTGTAGTGTGCTCAGTAATACTAAGTTTCGCGGAATATTGCTTCTGTTTTCTCGAGGTTCCTTCATGCCTTGAAGTGGGCTTTGGCGTCATAGAGCGTTTCGCTGTTGATCACGCGGCAGCCCACATCGCGGGCATAGGCCTCAGTGTTGCGTCGCACCTTTCCCCGTACAAAGAAGGGGATTTTTTTGAGTTCGGCTTCACCATCTGCGGTCCAGTGCAGCGCGTCGTCGCCGTCCGCGGGGATATCGGTTAACGCGGAGTGGTCGGCGGCGCCGGCACCACCGGTATGGCCCAGGTGGCTCTGGTGGCCATCCACGAATTCGAAGTCGTGGCGGAACATGCCGATCAGGTGTTCCTCCAGGCCCATCATCAGCGGGTGCACCCAGTCGTCGAAGATCACGTTTGCCCCTTCCCAGCCCATCTGGGGGCTCATTCGGGCCGGCACGTCCTGCACATGCATGGGTGTGCTGATCACCGCGCAGGGAATTCCCAGCCGCTTGGCGCTGTGGCGCTCCATCTGGGTTCCCAGCACAAGTTCCGGTGCCGCTTTGGCCATGGCCGCTTCCACCGCCAGGTAGTCGTCACTGATCAGGGCCTCCAGGCCCAGGGCTTTGGCGGCAGCCCGAACGGGCCGGGCCATCTCCCGGCTGTACGTGCCCAGCCCCACCACCGTGAAACCCAGCTCCTCGCTGCAGATGCGGGCAGCGGCGAGGGCGTGACTGCCGTCGCCAAAGATGAACACCCGCTTGCCCGTGAGGTAGGTGGAGTCCACGGATTCTGAATACCAGGGCAGGCGTGAGCGCCGGTAGCCCTCGTCGGGGGCGGGGGGCTCCATCCCCAGCATGTCGTGCACTTCCACGAGGAAATCGTGGGTGGCGCCCACTCCAATCGGCACTGTTCGGCTGAAGGGCATGCCGAAATTGCGCTCCAGCCAGCTGCAGCTGGATTCCGCCACCTCCGGATAAAGGCAGACGTTGAGATCGGCATCGGGGATCCGCTTCAGATCCTCCACACCTGCCCCCAGGGGTGCCACCACGCCCACATCGATGCCGTGCAGGGTGAGTAGTTTCTGCACCTCCAGCACGTCGTCCCGGCAGCGGAAGCCCAGCAGGGATGGCCCCAACAGGTTCACCCGGGGCCGTCGCCCCTGGTGTTGCCATGTCATGGGGTCGTGCTGGTTATTGGCTGGCGTTTGCTCCTTCAGCAGGTTGCGCACCATTTGGTAGAAGGTTTCTGCGGCCCCCCAGTTCTCCTTTTTGCTGTAGGCCGGCAGCTCCAGACTCACCACCGGCATGGTGAGCCCCATGCCCTGGGCCAGGGCACCGGGCTGATCCTGAATCAACTCCGCGGTGCAGCTTTCCCCCACCAGCAGGGCATCGGGCTGAAAGCGATCCACCGCTTCACGCACATGCCGTTTCACCAGTTCGGCGGTGTCCCCGCCGAGATCCCTGGCCTGAAAGGTGGTGTAGGTGACGGGCGGACGCTGTCCGCGCCGCTCAATCATTGTGAACAGCAGATCGGCATAGGTGTCCCCCTGGGGGGCATGGAGCACGTAATGAACGCCGCGCATGGAGGCGGCAATGCGCATGGCCCCCACATGGGGTGGCCCTTCATAGGTCCAGAGCGTGAGTTGCATGGGATCAGGCGTGCACGGTTGGGTCGAGGCTGCTTGGGTGCAGGCCGGGTCGAATCAGTTGCCGGCGACGCAACGGCCGCGAAAACAGTTCCGCCAGGTCGCCGGCCTGGTCGATGCCGTGGATCGGGCTGAACACCAGTTCGATCGACCATTTGGTGGCGATGCCTTCGGCCTCCAGCGGATTGGCCAGGCCCATCCCACACACCACCAGGTCGGGCTGGCTAGCGCGAACCCGGTCCAGTTGCTGCTCCACGTGTTGCCCCTCCATCACCGGGACGTCATCGGGGAGCAAATCCAGCTCGGCAGCCATCTGTTCGCGGTTCAGATAAGGCGTTCCCACCTCCACCAGTTGCATGCCGCATTCCCGGTGCAGAAACCGGGCGAGGGGAAGTTCCAGCTGGGATTCGGGAAGCAGGAAGATCCGCTTGCCCTCCAGCACGGCGCGATGGCGGGCCAGGGCGCTCTGGGCCCGCTCCACTAACGGATCGAGCACAGCAGCGACCCGCTCATCAGGCAGATGGAAGGCATCAGCAGCAGCCTCCATCCAGCGGCGACTCCCCTCAGCCCCCAGAGGGAAGGGGGCCGTGAGCACCCTGGCGCCGCGGTCGCCGAGCAGGCGCGCGGTTTCCGTGAGAAAGGGCTGGGTCAGCAGCACCGTGGTTCCTGCTCCCACGGCGGGCAGGTCGGTCGATTGCCGGGGCGGCAGGCTGCGAATCGTCTCGATGCCCATCCGTTGGAACAGGTGCATCTGCCGGTCTTCCACGGCATCAGCAAGGGTTCCCACCAGCAGCAACTGCCGTTCATCGCTGGCGGGGAGTAGGGGCACGAGGGCCGCTAGTGCCCCGTCTTCTCCCTGGGTGAACGTGGTTTCAATGCCGCTGCCGGAGTAGTTCACCACCCGCACCTGGCCGGACAGCTCTTCGTTGAGCCGTTCGGCGGCCCGGGCCAAATCCAGCTTGATCACTTCGCTGGGGCAGGACCCCACCAGAAACAGCGTGCGGATCTCGGGGCGGCGTTGCAGCAGTTCCTTGCAGACTCGGTCGAGTTCGTCGTGGGCATCTGCGAGGCCAGCCAGATCCCGCTCGCTGAGAATGGCTGTGCCGAAACGGGGTTCGGCAAAAATCATCACCCCTGCGGCGCTCTGGATTAGATGGGCGCAGGTGCGTGATCCCACCACAAGAAAAAAGGCATCGGGCATGCGCCGATGCAGCCACACAATCGAGGTAAGGCCGCAGAACACCTCGCGCGGCCCCGACTCCTTCAGCAGCGTTGGCCCGGCCATCGGCCGCTCCCTTGATGATCAACCTCTCCAAGCTGCGAATAAATCCGCTGAGGAGTGGAAAGGTCTCTCAAACTCTTTGGGATCGCTCCGGCCAGGCAGGCCCTGGCTTGAGCTCAAAGGCGGCGGCGGAATCCGTCGTAACGATCGGAACGATCGCTCTCCTCTGCTTTGCTAAGGCGCCATACGTTACGGCTGACCCGGCGGGCGACGAGACCACCGCGCTCCACCCGTTCCGTTCCGGGGCGGGCCCCCAGCAGCACGCTCACCTCCGCTGTGGTGAGGGGAGCACCGGTTTCGATGGCCAACGAGGTAAGTTCCAGCCGTTGACGCAGCTGACGCAGACGCTCACTGTCTGCATTTCCTGATGCCTCCAGCCAGGGCAGATCCACCTGGCCATCCTGCGCAAGCCGTTGCATCAGGCCGAAGCTCACCATCCCAAGGGCTTGATCAGCGTTGAGATCCACTGGCTTCAAAGAAGATTGCTCTGTCATTGCAAGATCTCTAGAGGGGTTCTCCGGAAGTTATCGGCTGTTTTTTAAGGCGCAAGACCGCAGGCTCTAACTCTTTATTGGGCCGTTTCAGCTGAATTCATCCGGTACACTCCCCGCCATGACCCGTTTTGCCAGCTTCGATGCTCGGGAGCGGCGACGCGGCGGTAGTGCTCTCGTCACCGGCACTGAGGTGACCCCCCAGCAGGGGGGGGCGAGCTGTGTTGTGACAACGGATTCTGAGTCGCCCCGGCTGTTGCGGCAAAACAGCCATGTGCAGTCGATCGAACTGCGAACCCACGTGTTCATCGACTCGCTGCAGCCGCAACTTGCGGCTTATATGGGTTCGGTGAGCCAGGGATTTCTGCCCATCCCCGGAGATGCTTGCCTCTGGATGGAGGTGTCACCGGGCATGGCGGTGCACCGGGTGACGGACATCGCACTGAAGGCCAGCAACGTCCGTCTCGGCCAGATGGTGGTGGAGCGGGCGTTCGGTTCGATGGCCCTCTATCACCGCGACCAAAGCACGGTGCTCCATTCCGGAGATGTGGTGCTGGAAGCGATTGGGAGCACCATCGATCAGCGTTCTCCAGCCGATGTGAGCTGGACGGAAGTGATCCGGGCGATCACGCCCGACCATGCTGTGCTGATCAACCGGCAGAACCGACGCGGCTCAATGATCGAAGCCGGGATGAGCATGTTCATCCTGGAGACGGAGCCTGCCGGATACGTGTTGATCGCTGCCAACGAAGCAGAAAAAGCCTCCAACATCACCTTGGTGGACGTGAAAGCGGTGGGTGCTTTCGGACGTCTCACCCTGGCGGGACGGGAAGGTGATGTGGAGGAAGCGGCCGCGGCGGCGATGCGTGCCATCGACCACGTCAACAGCAACGCAAGGCTGCGCTGAGCGCTCAAGCCAGCTCGGATCAGCGCAGGTTCAGCAGATCACGCAACTGTGGTGCCAGAGCACGCGCCGCCTTGCCGCGGCTGCCCAGGCGGCTGAGCTGAGCCGCATTCAGTTCGCCGTAGGTGCAACGGGCTTCCCGCACCCAAAGCAGGGATTCGAATCCGCCGCCGGCGTAGGCCGGGGCACTCAGGAGTTCGCCCCAGCAAATTCCCTCCGCCGCGGCACGACAGCTGCCGGAAGGATCACACAACACCATCGTGCTGCGGAAACAGGCACTGCGATAAGGCGAGCCCACCAGCTCGCTAAGAATACGCTGAACCTTGGCGTCGTTGCCCTCGGCGTAGCGGGCGGAATACAGACCCGGTGCGCCTTGAAGAGCATCTACCTCAAGACCTGAATCGTCAGCCAAGGCCCAGCAGCCAGTACTCAGAGCTGCTGCATTGGCCTTCAGCTCTGCGTTTTCACGATATGTGCTTCCCGTCTCTTCAACGTCCAGATCGGCAGGTTGACGCTGCACGTTCAGAGGAAGTGGTCCCAGCATGGCCTCGATTTCGGCAACCTTGATTGGGTTGCCCGTGGCGATGGTGAGCTGAAGTGCCAAGGAGGGCCAACAAACGGCCTTCATTGTGCGGGCTGGTTGGGGCTAGGGGCTAACAATCTCTGAATTCGACCCAGCGACACCCGTTTGGGTTGAACATTCCACCCCGTAGCAAGGCTTTGGGAAGGTGACGCAACATGAACCTATGGAGCCTCACCACCGTCGACAACGACTTGTGGGGATGTGATCACACGAACCACCACAGCAGACCGGAACAGTGAGGCACAGGGTGATAAGCCGGGCTTATTTAGTTCACTATGGACAGTGATCGAGAAAGTCGTCCAAATCGCTTGACGGGAAGGGTTCTGGCGAAGCAATGTCCCCAGCGAACATTCCACCCTTTCTCCCGGTAGGCAATGGCTAACGAAACCATGGGCATCGCCCTCGGCATGATCGAGACCCGCGGTCTGGTCCCCGCCATCGAGGCAGCTGATGCCATGACCAAGGCTGCTGAAGTGCGCCTGATCGGTCGTGAGTTCGTCGGCGGCGGCTACGTCACCGTTCTGGTTCGCGGCGAAACTGGCGCTGTCAACGCTGCTGTGCGCGCTGGCGCTGACGCTTGCGAGCGCGTCGGTGACGGCCTGGTCG is a genomic window containing:
- a CDS encoding ferredoxin:protochlorophyllide reductase (ATP-dependent) subunit B; its protein translation is MQLTLWTYEGPPHVGAMRIAASMRGVHYVLHAPQGDTYADLLFTMIERRGQRPPVTYTTFQARDLGGDTAELVKRHVREAVDRFQPDALLVGESCTAELIQDQPGALAQGMGLTMPVVSLELPAYSKKENWGAAETFYQMVRNLLKEQTPANNQHDPMTWQHQGRRPRVNLLGPSLLGFRCRDDVLEVQKLLTLHGIDVGVVAPLGAGVEDLKRIPDADLNVCLYPEVAESSCSWLERNFGMPFSRTVPIGVGATHDFLVEVHDMLGMEPPAPDEGYRRSRLPWYSESVDSTYLTGKRVFIFGDGSHALAAARICSEELGFTVVGLGTYSREMARPVRAAAKALGLEALISDDYLAVEAAMAKAAPELVLGTQMERHSAKRLGIPCAVISTPMHVQDVPARMSPQMGWEGANVIFDDWVHPLMMGLEEHLIGMFRHDFEFVDGHQSHLGHTGGAGAADHSALTDIPADGDDALHWTADGEAELKKIPFFVRGKVRRNTEAYARDVGCRVINSETLYDAKAHFKA
- a CDS encoding BMC domain-containing protein — encoded protein: MTRFASFDARERRRGGSALVTGTEVTPQQGGASCVVTTDSESPRLLRQNSHVQSIELRTHVFIDSLQPQLAAYMGSVSQGFLPIPGDACLWMEVSPGMAVHRVTDIALKASNVRLGQMVVERAFGSMALYHRDQSTVLHSGDVVLEAIGSTIDQRSPADVSWTEVIRAITPDHAVLINRQNRRGSMIEAGMSMFILETEPAGYVLIAANEAEKASNITLVDVKAVGAFGRLTLAGREGDVEEAAAAAMRAIDHVNSNARLR
- a CDS encoding NAD(P)H-dependent oxidoreductase, with amino-acid sequence MQSAVNLMSFPWSFKKYIDQIYTNPGHGKLWLGTGRSRQAPEKNYGTKDGLIDKKYMFSLTFDAPEGAFDDPNEYLMQGKSVDDLFFPMHVNYRYLAMKQLPTFSMHDVIVNPNIDADFARFADHINKYIIRRQ
- a CDS encoding BMC domain-containing protein is translated as MANETMGIALGMIETRGLVPAIEAADAMTKAAEVRLIGREFVGGGYVTVLVRGETGAVNAAVRAGADACERVGDGLVAAHIIARPHREVEPALGNGNFLGQKD
- a CDS encoding flavin monoamine oxidase family protein, with amino-acid sequence MDATPVSQWLAERNASPLAQWMFGWICRGGGAQVFEPYESSMLHLAWTMAVAPPSETPEDWLLYKGAGEVAKVIANELGIRVLLDSPVSKIDQDSSGVTVTYGDCKKIKALGAVVAIPPPLRLNIQFNPPLPSRFVQLTQRTPMPSKWKVLAVYPTAFWRDQGFCAAGSGNLDVLEQTADACPPRGKPGIMASFVSGNKIGSFSQLSEQEQRALVLKDLVTFWGPQASKPIELVIVPWTDDPWLQGGYGLTRSTGSWTAFGPSWQDDHGKVFWAGTEQSTRSPGYFEGAIEAGLAAVQRLNAALT
- a CDS encoding non-canonical purine NTP pyrophosphatase: MKAVCWPSLALQLTIATGNPIKVAEIEAMLGPLPLNVQRQPADLDVEETGSTYRENAELKANAAALSTGCWALADDSGLEVDALQGAPGLYSARYAEGNDAKVQRILSELVGSPYRSACFRSTMVLCDPSGSCRAAAEGICWGELLSAPAYAGGGFESLLWVREARCTYGELNAAQLSRLGSRGKAARALAPQLRDLLNLR
- a CDS encoding ferredoxin:protochlorophyllide reductase (ATP-dependent) subunit N — translated: MAGPTLLKESGPREVFCGLTSIVWLHRRMPDAFFLVVGSRTCAHLIQSAAGVMIFAEPRFGTAILSERDLAGLADAHDELDRVCKELLQRRPEIRTLFLVGSCPSEVIKLDLARAAERLNEELSGQVRVVNYSGSGIETTFTQGEDGALAALVPLLPASDERQLLLVGTLADAVEDRQMHLFQRMGIETIRSLPPRQSTDLPAVGAGTTVLLTQPFLTETARLLGDRGARVLTAPFPLGAEGSRRWMEAAADAFHLPDERVAAVLDPLVERAQSALARHRAVLEGKRIFLLPESQLELPLARFLHRECGMQLVEVGTPYLNREQMAAELDLLPDDVPVMEGQHVEQQLDRVRASQPDLVVCGMGLANPLEAEGIATKWSIELVFSPIHGIDQAGDLAELFSRPLRRRQLIRPGLHPSSLDPTVHA
- a CDS encoding flavin monoamine oxidase family protein, translated to MVVVGAGLSGLTAARQLRKNGLSVHLLEARARTGGRMIRQTTCTGAVIDLGGQWGGETHHRFEKLVDELGLERFPSYYDGQGVLVWDGQRVVADMATKPSNSVLLFEADQIQQPAEQVANAKKALKTFRAIAASVDPARPWTTPNAAELDHTTIRSWCEKNSDSRLSDFELEWLSVVGGSGGFDPWDASILHLAWTQSVAPQDEAPESWLLKGAAGQVAERLTAELKQFISLNAPVHSVEQNDNGVIISFGQGKTINAKTAIVAIPPPLRQRITFTPDLPAETRSFLQRSPMGSMIKVFAIYKNAFWRQKNLNGFGVGNLKTLELTADSSLPSGSPGILASFVTASAAVRFQQQNSQEQRKAILDDLMAYWGPEAGAPEELIIQNWNQEAWSTGAFTSFVTPGGWTTYGQGWQQSHGRVHWAGTEASSRWPGYFEGAIEAGIQASNKAISQT
- a CDS encoding FAD-dependent oxidoreductase; amino-acid sequence: MVALGRDASSKSQVSAASVDVVVIGAGLSGLIAARELVKKGKTVALLEAKSAIGGRMVNKKVAGDGVIDLGGQWGGKTHYRFEALSDELNPKRYPSYYDGKGVFVWNGKPYTTELVADFHRAIGFSNPDDIDLPEQEKEAARSSGKNYLTYQNHIS